A DNA window from Pogona vitticeps strain Pit_001003342236 chromosome 2, PviZW2.1, whole genome shotgun sequence contains the following coding sequences:
- the LOC140704268 gene encoding uncharacterized protein LOC140704268, protein KAALTWPAWRLTREQSSSKDDDDKGGGLVSLPGASRPPGNTACKKARLSPPNPPTAIPSLDAKSLLAAREEGEEEERPPFLCGGRVLDRRPAPGWRHVPGGSVEPPATPQGRLLLRLRIVLARSLARWLGWMGSACSALSPRRPRRRRRGPQKEEEEEEEMRASLSREAAEGTFPPAGPSEGPALRRHHHRPPRASSPTTPPGPPPPAFFFPGTGRAREGRPLPPPLVPEGRQRVAAWMLEVCREQQRCREEEEAVFPLALNYADRCLGRVPCLEEHPLLLGVTCVLLASGCKWKETEECLRLPGQLRLTPGHLHDCVRFVLWQQRRRRGRISSTPRACQAPALRPLPPSQQDTGHRAHPQTALVPLGAGEHPSAVGHPTRITVGGPTRPCLGLSPSRHLVSGQDLTASWATVIQADAGPLQKSLPSGEKWELHKEEENEPDCVRFVLWQQRRRRGRISSTPRACQAPALRPLPPSQQDTGHRAHPQTALVPLGAGEHPSAVGHPTRITVGGPTRPCLGLSPSRHLVSGQDLTASWATVIQADAGNSDEVSASSARPAASGIPLSLQGARPKRGAQIQGQKAEPTGYKGLGQYPLTYRTLDRAQVRQWKRHWHRHCQRHWQWFRRRELTLELTAERERDLAALEALTERVDVRGVCKSRNGRLKVVEVITAGAGGTRTSELQSQIIWESVQDGEGNFDPAELQEATQEVLEDLSMLRRFMTSGLRKEDILAFHRIFYYYPDEAILQLTLEQLQVQRKMVAWGCVAPRIPHQAQRPRQAAERRGEGGAPPPPPPPPPHGRSGASAPRRLREGLPRGHGWLAALRRRCCWRSGSKGDEGKEVVDVEFDPGFEETVV, encoded by the exons CGAAGGCCGCCTTGACTTGGCCAGCCTGGCGCTTGACAAGGGAGCAAAGCAGCAGCAAGGACGACGACGACAAGGGCGGGGGGCTTGTGAGCCTCCCAGGCGCCTCCCGCCCACCAGGcaacacagcctgcaaaaaagcccgtctctccccccccaacccccccaccGCCATTCCATCCCTTGATGCCAAATCCCTTCTTGCTGcccgggaggagggggaggaggaggagcgcccGCCCTTTCTGTGCGGGGGGAGGGTCCTTGATCGACGGCCGGCTCCAGGCTGGCGCCACGTGCCCGGAGGGAGCGTCGAGCCGCCCGCCACGCCTCAGgggcgcctcctcctccgcctccgcatCGTGCTGGCTCGCTCGCTTGCTCGCTGGCTGGGCTGGATGGGCTCGGCTTGCTCGGCTCTCTCGCCCCGTCgtcctcgtcgtcgtcgtcgggggccgcaaaaggaggaggaggaggaggaggagatgcggGCGAGTCTGTCCCGGGAGGCGGCGGAGGGGACCTTCCCCCCGGCCGGGCCCTCGGAAGGACCTGCCCtgcgccgccaccaccaccgccccccTCGCGCTTCCTCCCCAACGACGCCCCCCGGGCCTCCTCCGCCTGCCTTCTTCTTCCCCGGGACAGGCCGCGCCCGGGAAGGGcgccccctgccgccgccgctggttCCGGAGGGGCGGCAGCGGGTGGCCGCCTGGATGCTGGAG GTTTGCCGGGAGCAGCAGAGGTgccgcgaggaggaggaggccgttTTCCCCTTGGCCCTGAACTACGCCGATCGCTGCTTGGGTCGCGTTCCCTGCTTGGAAGAACACCCGTTGCTGTTGGGGGTCACCTGCGTCCTCCTGGCCTCTGGGTGCAAATGGAAAGAGACAGAGGAGTGCCTACGCCTTCCCGGGCAGCTCCGCTTGACGCCAGGCCACCTTCAC GACTGCGTGCGCTTTGTCCTCTGGCAGCAACGGCGGCGACGGGGCCGGATCTCCTCCACGCCAAGGGCCTGCCAGGCCCCCGCATTGCGGCCGCTCCCGCCATCCCAGCAGGACACGGGGCATCGGGCACACCCGCAGACGGCGTTGGTTCCTTTGGGTGCTGGAG AGCACCCTTCAGCTGTGGGTCACCCCACCAGGATCACAGTCGGCGGCCCCACCAGACCATGCCTTGGCCTGTCCCCTTCGAGGCACCTCGTTTCGGGCCAGGACTTGACAGCATCGTGGGCCACCGTTATCCAAGCTGACGCA GGACCCCTTCAGAAGTCTCTCCCTTCTGGGGAAAAATGGGAGCTTCACAAGGAGGAAGAAAACGAACCT GACTGCGTGCGCTTTGTCCTCTGGCAGCAACGGCGGCGACGGGGCCGGATCTCCTCCACGCCAAGGGCCTGCCAGGCCCCCGCATTGCGGCCGCTCCCGCCATCCCAGCAGGACACGGGGCATCGGGCACACCCGCAGACGGCGTTGGTTCCTTTGGGTGCCGGAG AGCACCCTTCAGCTGTGGGTCACCCCACCAGGATCACAGTCGGCGGCCCCACCAGACCATGCCTTGGCCTGTCCCCTTCGAGGCACCTCGTTTCGGGCCAGGACTTGACAGCATCGTGGGCCACCGTTATCCAAGCTGACGCA GGAAACAGCGACGAGGTGTCTGCTTCTTCCGCAAGACCGGCGGCGTCCGGGATCCCTCTGTCTCTCCAGGGAGCCCGTCCGAAGCGAGGAGCGCAGATCCAAGGACAGAAAGCAGAGCCCACAGGATACAAAGGGTTGGGACAGTACCCTCTTACCTATCGGACCCTGGACCGAGCCCAAGTGAGGCAGTGGAAGCGGCACTGGCACCGGCACTGTCAGCGGCACTGGCAGTGGTTCCGGCGCCGAGAGCTGACCTTGGAGCTCACAGCGGAGAGGGAAAGAGACTTGGCTGCCCTGGAGGCGTTGACCGAGAGAGTGGACGTGCGAGGCGTCTGCAAGAGCAGGAACGGGAGGCTGAAGGTCGTGGAGGTCATCACCGCAGGGGCCGGGGGAACACGGACCTCGGAGTTGCAAAGCCAGATCATTTGGGAAAGCGTCCAAGATGGCGAAGGGAATTTTGATCCCGCCGAACTGCAAGAGGCCACCCAGGAAGTCTTGGAGGACCTCAGCATGCTGAGGAGATTCATGACAAGCGGCCTCAGAAAAGAAGACATCCTGGCCTTCCACCGTATCTTCTATTACTACCCGGACGAAGCCATTTTGCAGCTCACCTTGGAGCAGTTGCAGGTGCAAAGGAAGATGGTCGCCTGGGGGTGTGTGGCCCCTCGTATCCCCCACCAAGCACAGAGGCCCAGGCAAGCagcagagaggaggggagaaggcggcgctcctcctcctcctcctcctcctcctcctcatggcaGGTCAGGGGCTTCGGCTCCCAGGAGGCTGAGGGAGGGCCTGCCAAGGGGTCACGGCTGGCTGGCTGCCCTGAGGAGGAGGTGTTGCTGGCGTTCAGGTTCTAAGGGAGACGAGGGCAAGGAGGTGGTTGATGTGGAATTTGATCCTGGTTTTGAAGAGACCGTGGTGTAG
- the LOC110086817 gene encoding uncharacterized protein LOC110086817 isoform X2 produces MFGPVQREFYVGKEAQVMRGVLSFKYPVEHGIVTSWDDMEKIWRYIYKHGLRLRAQERPVLLMEAPMNPMPKREKMTEIMFEHFQVPAMFVGLQALMALYASGRTTGLVLDSGDGVTLTVPIYKGHCLLHAISRLNFAGWDIMKHLAMLLLETGHTFLFTAEKEIVKDIKENLCYVALDPEQEKDKKLAQTYTLPDGNPVKIGDQLFRAPETLFSPGDAGVTAPGVHQMILDSISKCDGSIQQALWKNVVLAGGSTLFPGLRERLLKELQTLAPKGMLAKVEAPGDRMFSVWIVASVLTSLASFNDMWVTRQEYKEIGCTVLQKKCF; encoded by the exons ATGTTTGGCCCGGTACAGAGGGAGTTTTATGTCGGCAAGGAAGCCCAAGTCATGAGAGgtgt attatctttcAAATATCCTGTGGAGCATGGAATAGTCACCTCCTGGGATGACATGGAGAAAATCTGGAGGTACATATACAAGCATGGGCTGAGACTGAGAGCTCAAGAGCGGCCGGTGCTATTAATGGAAGCACCCATGAATCCCATgcccaaaagagaaaaaatgacAGAGATCATGTTTGAGCATTTCCAGGTGCCGGCCATGTTTGTGGGGCTGCAAGCCTTAATGGCCCTCTATGCTTCTGGTCGTACCACTGGTTTAGTCTTAGATAGCGGAGATGGTGTCACGCTGACTGTGCCTATCTACAAAGGCCATTGCTTGCTTCATGCCATTTCCAGGTTGAACTTTGCAGGCTGGGATATCATGAAACATTTAGCGATGCTGCTCTTAGAGACTGGCcatacctttttattta ctgcTGAGAAGGAGATTGTGAAGGACATCAAAGAGAACCTGTGCTATGTAGCGTTAGACCCTGAGCAGGAGAAAGACAAAAAGCTGGCTCAAACCTACACTCTCCCTGATGGAAATCCTGTCAAAATTGGGGACCAACTCTTCAGAGCACCAGAGACCCTTTTCAGCCCAGGAGATGCTGGAGTCACAGCACCCGGGGTCCACCAGATGATCTTGGACAGCATCTCCAAATGTGACGGCAGCATCCAACAGGCCCTCTGGAAGAATGTGGTCCTGGCAGGAGGGTCTACCCTTTTCCCTGGTCTAAGGGAAAGACTTCTAAAGGAACTCCAGACTCTTGCACCCAAAGGCATGTTGGCCAAAGTGGAGGCACCAGGAGATAGGATGTTCTCTGTCTGGATTGTTGCATCGGTGCTCACCAGCCTGGCTTCGTTTAATGACATGTGGGTCACCCGGCAGGAATACAAGGAGATTGGGTGCACCGTCCTGCAGAAGAAATGCTTCTGA
- the LOC110086817 gene encoding uncharacterized protein LOC110086817 isoform X1, whose translation MFGPVQREFYVGKEAQVMRGVLSFKYPVEHGIVTSWDDMEKIWRYIYKHGLRLRAQERPVLLMEAPMNPMPKREKMTEIMFEHFQVPAMFVGLQALMALYASGRTTGLVLDSGDGVTLTVPIYKGHCLLHAISRLNFAGWDIMKHLAMLLLETGHTFLFIYLFIYLIYTPPIWSVRTTLGGSAEKEIVKDIKENLCYVALDPEQEKDKKLAQTYTLPDGNPVKIGDQLFRAPETLFSPGDAGVTAPGVHQMILDSISKCDGSIQQALWKNVVLAGGSTLFPGLRERLLKELQTLAPKGMLAKVEAPGDRMFSVWIVASVLTSLASFNDMWVTRQEYKEIGCTVLQKKCF comes from the exons ATGTTTGGCCCGGTACAGAGGGAGTTTTATGTCGGCAAGGAAGCCCAAGTCATGAGAGgtgt attatctttcAAATATCCTGTGGAGCATGGAATAGTCACCTCCTGGGATGACATGGAGAAAATCTGGAGGTACATATACAAGCATGGGCTGAGACTGAGAGCTCAAGAGCGGCCGGTGCTATTAATGGAAGCACCCATGAATCCCATgcccaaaagagaaaaaatgacAGAGATCATGTTTGAGCATTTCCAGGTGCCGGCCATGTTTGTGGGGCTGCAAGCCTTAATGGCCCTCTATGCTTCTGGTCGTACCACTGGTTTAGTCTTAGATAGCGGAGATGGTGTCACGCTGACTGTGCCTATCTACAAAGGCCATTGCTTGCTTCATGCCATTTCCAGGTTGAACTTTGCAGGCTGGGATATCATGAAACATTTAGCGATGCTGCTCTTAGAGACTGGCcatacctttttatttatttatttatttatttatttaatttataccccgcctatctggtcggtgaggaccactctaggcggctctgcTGAGAAGGAGATTGTGAAGGACATCAAAGAGAACCTGTGCTATGTAGCGTTAGACCCTGAGCAGGAGAAAGACAAAAAGCTGGCTCAAACCTACACTCTCCCTGATGGAAATCCTGTCAAAATTGGGGACCAACTCTTCAGAGCACCAGAGACCCTTTTCAGCCCAGGAGATGCTGGAGTCACAGCACCCGGGGTCCACCAGATGATCTTGGACAGCATCTCCAAATGTGACGGCAGCATCCAACAGGCCCTCTGGAAGAATGTGGTCCTGGCAGGAGGGTCTACCCTTTTCCCTGGTCTAAGGGAAAGACTTCTAAAGGAACTCCAGACTCTTGCACCCAAAGGCATGTTGGCCAAAGTGGAGGCACCAGGAGATAGGATGTTCTCTGTCTGGATTGTTGCATCGGTGCTCACCAGCCTGGCTTCGTTTAATGACATGTGGGTCACCCGGCAGGAATACAAGGAGATTGGGTGCACCGTCCTGCAGAAGAAATGCTTCTGA